aaattattattcataatttttatgctcggctctctcgtaatgatcaatccatgttcgacacttcttgtgctcgttcctttatgaagaaagatattcaaTTCAAATGTGACttcttggaaagaattaaacgcaactctaaagattgggaactcgacgaaggtaatgagtcaggtataagccttaagtttgattgtgttaaatcctttatagacaccgatgcttttcatgattttagcactaaatatggacttgactctgaggtagtagcttcattttgtgaatcttttgctactcatgttgatctaccctaggagaagtggtttaaatatcatcctcccattgaagttaaagtggtagaacctattaaagttgaagaagaaactattctTTATAATGATAATCCTGTTGtccctactacttatattgagaaaccatcctttcctattaggataaaggaacatactagagcttcaactatggttcgtaagagttgcactagaacacctataccctatgaacaaattaaagttgaacctaatattgctatggttaaagacctCTTGGCTGATAATACACATGTGtatgtcattcatttctgtgatgaagctgctagaattgctagacctgatactaagggtaaacatagacctattgttggtgtgCCTCTTGTttgtgttaaaataggagatcattgttatcatggcttatgtgatgtgggtgctagtgcgcgtgcaattctctttactttataccaagaaattatgaaattgcaccagccgaattagaggaaatttatattaccatcaagcttgctaatagagatactatttcacgaattgggattgttagagatgttgaagtattgtgtgggaaaatagagtatcctactgattttcttgttcgtgtttccccacaagatgatttctgtcccattatattcggtagaccttcttgaatactgctaatgctaagattgattgtgaaaaagaaatgATTACTCTAAGATTTCGTAgcgaaccccatgaaaaagaattgcctagtaaagatgaaattattggtctcgcttctatcgtcgtgcctcctaccgatcctttagaacaatatttgttagaccatgaaaatgacatgcatatgaatgaaaggaatgaaatagataagattttctttgatcaacaacctattttgaaacacaacctgcctgttgaaatacttggggatcctcctccacccaaaggtgatcccgtgtttgagcttaaacaattacctgatactctgaagtatgcttatcttgatgaaaaagagatatatcctgttattattagtgctaaccttttagagcacAAAGAAAACAGATTATTGAAaagtctgaggaagcaccatgccgctattggatatactcttgacgatcttaagggcattagtcccactctatgtcagcacaaaattaatatggagcctgatgttaaaccagttgttgatcaccaacgacgattaaatcctaaaatgaaggaagtggtaagaaatgaaatactaaagcttctggaggcaggtataatttatcctattgctgatagtagatgggttagtcccgttcattgtgtccctaaaaagggaggtattaccgttgttcctaatgataaagatgaattgatcccgcaaagaattgttacaggatatagaatggtaattgattttaggaaattagataaatccaccaggaaagatcattaccctctacctttattgatcaaatgctagaaagattatccaaatatacacatttttgctttctagatggttattctggtttctctcaaatacctgtgtcaaaagaggatcgagagaagaccacttttactttccctttcggtacctttgcttatagacatatgccttttggtttatgcaatgcacctgctacctttcaaagatgtatgaaggctatattctctaacttttgtaaaaagattgttgaggttttcatggatgatttttccgtttacggaacttcttttgatgattgcttgagcaaccttaatcgagttttgCGGAGATGTGaaaaaactaatcttgtcttgaattggaagaagtgtcactttatggttaatgaaggcattgtcttcggacacaaaatctccgaaagaggtattgaagttgataaagctaaagttgacgaTATTGAAAAAATGCCGTGTCCAACAAATatcgaaggtataagaagttaccttggtcatgctggtttctatatgagatttattaaagagttaagatttctaagcctctcactaatcttttgcaaaaggatactACCTtcatttttatgatgattgtgtaaaagcatttgaaattctgaaGAGAGCCTTGATGACCGCagatgttgttcaaccacctcattggaacctATCCTTTCAaactatgtgtgatgctagtgattatgttgtttttgctgttcgaggacaaagagttgataagaaattaaatgtcatccattacggTAGCAAAACCCTAGATAGTTCTtgaagaaactacgctaccattgaaaaggaatttttggcaaccgtgtttgcttgtgataagtgtagaccttatattgttgattcccaagtagctgttcacactgatcatgctgctattaagtaccttatggaaaagaatgatgctaaacctagacttattagatgggttcttctactacaagaatttgatctgcatattattgatagaaagggtgctgataaccccgtagcagataacttgtctatattggataatgttcttgatgacccactacctattgatgatagctttcctgatgaacaattagttgtcataaatgcttcacacaatactccttggtatgctgattatgctaactacattgttgctaaatttataccgcctagtttcacgtaccaacaaaagaaaaaattcttctatgatttaaggcattacttttgggatgattcacacatttataaagaaggagtagatgataTTATTAAACGTTGTGTACGTGAGCATAAACAGCGACAaatcctatacaagtgtcactctgaggcctatggaggacatcacgctggagatagaactgcacacaaggtattacaatctagtttttattggcctactctcttcaaggatgctcgtaggtttgtcttgtcttgtgatgaatgtcaaagaactagtgatattagtagacgtcaggaaatgcctatgaattactctctagttatagaaccatttgatgtttggggttttgtttatatgggaccttttccaaagtccaatgggtatactcatattctagttgttgttgattatgttactaagtgggtagaagctattccaactagtagtgctgatcacaacacttctattaaaatgctgaaagaggtattttccctagatttggagtccctatatatttaatgactgatggtagtTCAcaatttattcatggtgctttccataaattgcttgctaagtatgatgttaatcatataaTTGCATCCCCTTATTATCCTcggtctagtgggcaagtagaattgagtaacagagaaattaaattgatcttgcaaaagacccttaatagatctagaaagaattggtctaagaaacttgatgatgcattatgggcttatagaaccgcttacaaaaccccatgggtatgtctccttataaaatggtttatggtaaatcatgtcacttacctctagagctagaacatgaaGCTTATTgagcaattaaagagcttaactatgatttcaaacttgttggtgaaaagaggttatttggcattagctcacttgatgaatggagaacccaggcctatgagaatgctaagttgtttaaagaaaaggttaagagatggcatgatagaaggatacaaaagcgtgaattcaatctaggtgatcatgtcttgctatacaactctcgtttaatattttttgcagggaaattctctctaaatgggaagggccttacattatcgaggaagtatatcgttccggtgccatgaaGATCAACAACGCTGAAGGCACAAATCTgaaggtggtaaatggacaaagaatcaaacattatatctcacgtactaccataaatgttgagactaatattatcaataccataaatccggaagagtacattagggcgACCTATCATCACGTTTCACACTccaaaaaggaataggtatgtgttacggtaagcaaacAGACTCTAAAACTTTTCCAATGACAATTTttatctgttttggaatatttcaaaaattaggaaaatttaaagcattCCGAAGCGTGCACAAGGAGGCAACAAGCTAggagggcgcgacctaccccctggacgCGTCctataggcttgtggccaccccgtgcaccccgaactccgttttcttatGGAATACTACTTCGGGTCGGCaagaattcattatataatcttccGAAGGTTTTGACCATCGTATCTCGATAAtaccttctgtttttgttttgagctatttCTGCAATAGATTTAGAGTAAGATGTCGTCCCAAGGTTCCGATGGGGAGAGCTATGTATCACACTATCTTGCCAATCCCAAGGTCTACGGGGACGTAGATCCCTATGGATTGTGCTCGGAGGAGgaatcactactaggaaaatggCTATAGATGCTATAGACACTAATGACACACcacacaagtagtgcgccactactatatagcagtggcacaccatgtgcaggtgggcttggcgcaccacacactcggtgcgccactactattttttttgtaaaagtactaatggcgcaccggggcagagtgcgccattactaatttaactagtaatggcgcaccactcactcagtgcgccactactataatttttttcttttttgcaaaactactaatgacgcaccaccagctggtgcgtcattagtaaccagggttactaatgtcgcatttgtaggtggtgcatcactactataatttttttttacaaaactacTAATGACACATcaacagctggtgcgccattagtaaccaaagTTACTAATGACGCATTTATAGGTGGcgtcattattatatttttttttacaaaactactaattaatGGCGCACATTTATAGGTGATGTGTCATTAGTAGTTTCTCTAGTAACATGCGACCGCCCGCCTCTCTAAAATTATTGGTGCTCCCGCGTGCGTCCAAGGCGAGTAAAGGAGGAGATATTTGAAAGgagagaagagaaggaaatccaaaacaaaaacaaaaaaccccACCCAATCCAACCAGGCCCGCAGCCGCTTGTGTCTTCTCCACCCAACTCCTCTCTCTATCTCCCCGGAGCCAAAGCCAGCCGACGCCGCCTTCCGCAACCTCGGCCTCCACAGCACCGCCGCACTAGCGACCGCCCCTCCTTCTCCCCTTGGACGCGGATCCACTCGAGCTGCTCACCCTGTGGTCGGATGcgcgctccctccctccctccctcctcgcgCAGGAAACCCTAGCCGCTGGCCATGGCGACCGACGGTGCTATGGTATGGATCCctccttcccttctctctctctatctctgtcTCTGACCCCCATCTTGTGTCGTCTCTTCTCTCTAGGTGAGCTAGCAGCTACATCTAACAGCCAATGCAAGGGTTCTCCGGCGAGGTCTGCTCCTTCTCCACCAGTAGAGAAAGAGACGGGGCCCTCCTTCTCTCGCTGCTTCGACCCTCCCAGCGCCGACGCCATGGAaggtccccctccccctctcctctctctctctctttctctgttCGGCTCCCTCGCTGTTCTAGGACGCCATGGACTCATTTTTTTGTTCTTTCTCCCCTTTCTATTTGAACATGAGCAGTGTTAACCATCTATATATGTGTCTCACATGTTGTATCTTCTTGTTGCTGCGATTTAAACATGAGCATGAGTCAGATCCTTGTAATTAGAAAATATCGGGGAACAAAAGAAGCCGCAACACACATTCTCCGGGACAAGCACCAAGTACTGGGCCACAGTGGACTGGGATAAGATAAAAAATTCAGAAGTGAGAGAAACACGTCACGCAAGTATCATCATCTTCGCTCACAATCTCCGAAGTTTGGGATGGAGACAGATCACTATATATGTTAGTCGTGTTATATCAGAAATACAGGTAATTTGGGGGAGATAGATAGTTATTGAGTGTGTGTTCCTGAACTGACAGTAGCAGTCTCCTGAAGCAAAGCAGATTGTGTTTTGATTGTTCAGATTCAGGCCAGACCACGGAGTAGAATTCTCATGTCAATTGCTACTCAAGCATAATTAATCACTACTTCCATCTTATGTTATGCAATTGTGTGTAAGATTTAATTGTTCAGGTTCAGGCCAGAGCACCGGGTAGTCTCCTACAAAAACTTGGCGATTGTGTGTAAGATTTAATTGTTCAGATTCAGGCCAGAGCACCGGGTAGTCTCCTACAAAAACTTGGCGATGTCCATGGTTCAGGTTCGAACCAGCATGAAAGGAAACATCTAATTGGGCTGATTTATGTTCTGTGCTACACAGATGCAGTGCTCCGGCAAGCGGATATGCTGGTAAAAGTGTGCGCTGTTCATGTGTTGTGCTGCAAAAACAGGAGAGGTATTCAGAGCCTACTATGTTAATCATATACTAAACTGCTCTTCAGTTTAAGAACACTCTGTTTTTATGTGCTCTAAGTCGCACACTGAATCTTCCTCTTACCTAACTGATGTTGACAAGTTctcttgtgtagttcatatgaTAGTTTTGTCGCACAACGGGATTCGATGCTTGTCTTGTTGCGACCCAACCAGGCGCAGCTAACTCTAGCTGACACCGCGGATGCCGGTGCCTCAATGGATCTTCCACGACCTCCTTGGCGAGGTGACGCCTCCTAGCCACTCTCCACCGCACGGACGGGATGGTCGGCCTcggctacagatatcaaaggtgttTATCTCCTTCCACTTGCTCTAGGCATATATATAGCTAGCTGTGCACATGGTGGTCATGGCTACTTCATTAGGTTTCGACTTGAGGACCTCAACTGGCCCTCGAAAAATGATGTGCTAACTGCTAATGGTGGTTGTTAAATGATTCGGTTTTTGATTAATGGCCCATTAGGTAGCAGCTAGCTATGTAAGGCGGTAAATTTTGATAAGTGGTATATCTCACCCCATGTGTAACTGATGAAACGAGTGGTTGTTGGTAGGGTACATAGGTACACACGAGTAATAGAAGTGTTTCAAACCTACTGTTTGCTTTGGCGAGAGTACTACAATCTGATCTGGAAGTTGTCAAAGATTAAGGTGTTGTGTTGTTCAAGAGAAAGACACATTTTTCAGTAACATTCTCTATGTTTTCCAGTGTTTAAAACTGACTGTTTGCTTTATCGAGAGAGTATTATAATCTTCACCCTTTGTGTCCGTGCATGTACCAGTAGTACAGCTTCAGTCAGGTTTTACATTGGAGGTAGACTTGAGTTTAGCAGTGGCCTTCTCTCGGTCCCTTTTTCCAATTTGGTTGATTGCAGGTTCTGACTTGTGGTCTCTCATATATCACATATTTCttttttccaagtaggaatatAAGTTCAAATTTTTTTAAGGTGCTGTGTTGTTCTAAAGAACGATGCTTTTTAAGTACTAGTCTCTGTTTTTGCTTGTGTTGGGATGATTCATGGAATGTTCTCTCTCATGCGTTGTGCGCCCACCCTCGTCGAGCCATGGTAAATCTCAGGCTGGCCATGGAGTATGCCAATTTCCAGCGTCTTGGGTTTGTTCGTGACCTGCCTGTGGTGATTTTGTTATTATAATTAGTGTCATCGATTAGTGGATTACTGTGTCCTAGATAGAGTGAGTGGTTGCGGCATCATGAGTCTGCACTAAATGATGCATCATGCATACCAGAGCCTTTAAACGAGACATTTTTTGTGCAGGAGTAACATCAAGTAGTTTGTAGTATACATACCACATTGTTTAAAGTTGACCACTTGCTTTGTTGAGAGAGTATTGCAATCTCCAACCTTTTTGTATGTGCTAGCATTAGTAGTACGGCTCTGTCAGGTTGGGCCTTGGAGGCAAACTTGATATGAGGCATTTGAGTTAAAACTGAATTCGTCTGGATTAAAATGGCAAAACTGGTCTCTGGAGAGAATAAAAAAGTTAGATGTCCAAGGGTTCAGTTCATTGTGCCACTTGTTTCTTCATGCCGTCTTCCTGTGTGGTGGATCCATCCAGCTTCGACGTGTCTACGAAGTCGCTCCTGGTCACGTCGAACACTCTCTTGCTGATCTGGTGTCATGAACAAACAAGTGGCTGGGTCAGACGTTGTAGTCGGTTTTTACTCTTGATTGCATCTAGAATGGTAAGAGTGACAGTATATATGATGTATAAGCAAACAAATAGTGTGCCAAAATTGGAATCCTTAGACAAGGCAGATATTACCATTATATTCCTGAACAGAACCATGATAACATGGGCAGAGATACTACTACGATTGTGATGTGGAGTACAACCTATCTCTCTATCTAGTATCATTAGTAATCATTCAGTAGTACTAGTTGGCACCACCACTAAATTGGGGCACTGCACTCAGGAGAACATATTTTACAAAAGTGGATGTAGGATGTGTAAGAAGCAAACAGAGAGTGTAAGAATTGTGATTTATTTCAAACAAGGCGGGTAGTATTATACCGGGGAACACAAATTAACCAGCTTGATTCGGATGTAAGAATTAATGATGCATGCTGGTCATGTTGGACACTCCTAACTGAATCATGGTGACAACGACAGAGACAGTAGTGTGCTCTGTGCTGAGTGTAATCTAACGATTCAGACTGAACTCGGGAAAAATATACTTATATGTAAACTAGATCATGAGACTATCCATCTATCCAAGTAGAGAAAACAAAATCGGCGGACAGATTGGGGGAGAAGCAAGCAGGAGGGGGACCTTGAAGGCGTGGCGCGGCTTGCACCCCATGAGCTGGAGCGCGCTCTGCAGGACGGGGCGCGTGTAGCGGAAGCCGCTCCCCTGGCGGCCGTCGGCGACGGCAATGTAGAGCGGCGGCTGCTGCGGCCCAGGTAACGGTGCAGCCTGCCAGGGTCCAGGGCCTTCTCTTGGTTGGTTGGCTGAGAGCCTCATTAGTGAAATTCTGTGGGGCGGTGTTACCCCACCTGCAGTTTTTTTTTGTAGTAAAAAACCTTCCTTTTTGAGGGCAATGAAATTGCTGGGACTTTTGGCCATTCATGAAGATTTGAAATAGTTAGTCAGCGTAAATAATAGCACAAAAATAAATTGCTTGTTTGTTCCTCTTATTTGTTCCACAGGTTGACAAATGGAAAGTATCTCGTGAAGATAAAATTAAATTCTCTCATCGAACTATACACTTTCTGCTCCCATGGTTGAAAAAATTCCACCACGAGCAGATGCAAGAGAAAATTGTTGAGGCAACAATTAAAGGTATTACTGTTGGCTTGTTAAAACGTTAGTTTGTCAGTTTCTTGCTTAAGAACACGATTCTACCCTGTCCCTTCGTCGTTTCACGCATTGATTTTGTCCAATACAACCCAATGATCATTTTTTTTTCTATTGATCTAAAGTTGATACTGTAAAAATTATCAAAATATTTCGGTGTTCAATAGTTATCCGAATTTTAGAATTTTGACTGTATGCATTTCAGGATGGACTTGTCATTTATTTAGGAATAAGAAGCAAGTCAATGCTCCGTTGGCTCTGCTATTTCTAATGTAGCTTCCATAACAGGCATTGATGCATGCGAAGTGAAGGTTCCACAAGCTAATTGTGCAAAAAATGAAAGGATATTCTGGTTAGTCTTGCTTCATTTTTGAAGTGTGCAAATTAGTTGTTTTTGGTTATCTAATTCGTTGTTTTCTCTGTGACAGTAACAACTGCAGAACATCTATAGTTGACTTCCACAGAAGCTGTACTAAATGTTCCTATGATCTCTGCCTCATTTGCTGCCGGGAGCTTCGTCTTGGGCGCTGTCCTGGTGGTGGTGCTGCAAGTAACACGGTCCTTACACAACCCGAGGTAGAAGGCAAGGAAGATTTGCAACAGACACGTAGTGATGATATTGCTGTGAGTTAAAAGATTCCTGATGGACAGAATGGCCTGTTGAGGAACAGGGCAGTTCCTGTTGAGGATAGTGCT
This genomic stretch from Hordeum vulgare subsp. vulgare chromosome 6H, MorexV3_pseudomolecules_assembly, whole genome shotgun sequence harbors:
- the LOC123404306 gene encoding lysine-specific demethylase JMJ25-like, encoding MPVPQWIFHDLLGEVTPPSHSPPHGRDGRPRLQISKVDKWKVSREDKIKFSHRTIHFLLPWLKKFHHEQMQEKIVEATIKGIDACEVKVPQANCAKNERIFCNNCRTSIVDFHRSCTKCSYDLCLICCRELRLGRCPGGGAASNTVLTQPEVEGKEDLQQTRSDDIAVS